The Gammaproteobacteria bacterium sequence TGATCCTACCCAAGGACAGATCCGCCGGGCTGACCCCGGTGGTGCGCAAGGTCGCCTGCGGAGCGGCCGAGCACCTGCCACTGTTCACCGTCACCAATCTCGCCCGCACGCTACGCGCTCTGCAGGCCGCCGGTCTGTGGGTCTACGGTGCCGCGGGGGAGTCCGAGGCATCACTCTATGACATTGATTTCACCGGTTCCGTGGCCCTGGTGATGGGCGCCGAGGGCAGTGGCCTGCGGCACCTGACCCGGGAACATTGTGACGGTCTGGTGCACATCCCCATGGCCGGTTGCGTCGAAAGCCTGAATGTCTCAGTGGCGACCGGGGTGCTGTTGTACGAAGTGGTCCGCCAGCGGCGGGAGAAAGCCAGACCGTAGGTCGGGCGCGGCCTTGCGCACCTGGCCCCGGCCTGCGCCCGTTACACTCC is a genomic window containing:
- the rlmB gene encoding 23S rRNA (guanosine(2251)-2'-O)-methyltransferase RlmB, with amino-acid sequence MAEGQRVYGLHAVRALLRQGGRVQRAWVQEGRHDPRLSALIEELAARGITAERVARRELDRMLGGARHQGVVLEVPAVEAGGERQLDDFLLALAPPALVLVLDGVTDPHNLGACLRTADAAGVQAVILPKDRSAGLTPVVRKVACGAAEHLPLFTVTNLARTLRALQAAGLWVYGAAGESEASLYDIDFTGSVALVMGAEGSGLRHLTREHCDGLVHIPMAGCVESLNVSVATGVLLYEVVRQRREKARP